From Caldanaerobius fijiensis DSM 17918, a single genomic window includes:
- the rpsG gene encoding 30S ribosomal protein S7, which translates to MPRKGYKRRHSTLPDPVYGSYKVAKLINKTMYDGKKSLAQKIVYGAFDIIRERTGRDPVEVFEEALNNVMPVLEVRPRRVGGATYQVPMEVRPERRQSLGIRWLVEYARERKGRNMQEKLAAEILDALNNTGASVKKKEDTHKMAEANKAFAHYRW; encoded by the coding sequence GGTTATAAAAGGCGCCATTCGACACTTCCGGATCCCGTTTATGGTAGTTATAAGGTTGCGAAACTTATTAATAAGACCATGTACGATGGCAAAAAGAGCCTGGCTCAAAAAATTGTATACGGTGCGTTTGATATAATTAGAGAGAGAACAGGAAGGGATCCTGTGGAGGTTTTTGAAGAGGCGTTAAATAATGTGATGCCTGTTCTCGAGGTAAGGCCTAGAAGGGTAGGCGGTGCCACATATCAGGTGCCTATGGAAGTAAGGCCTGAGAGAAGGCAGTCGTTGGGCATAAGATGGCTGGTGGAATACGCGAGAGAGCGAAAAGGCAGAAATATGCAAGAAAAATTGGCTGCAGAGATATTAGATGCTTTAAACAATACAGGTGCCAGCGTGAAAAAGAAAGAAGATACGCATAAAATGGCAGAAGCAAATAAGGCATTTGCACACTACAGATGGTAG